In the genome of Polaromonas vacuolata, the window CCCTGCGCGCCGATATCGACTATGGCACCTCTGAAGCCAAGACCACCTACGGCATTATTGGCGTTAAGGTCTGGGTCTACAAAGGCGATACCCTGGGCCGCAATGATGCGCCAGGCGCCAAGATGGTGGAAACACCTGACGAAGAGCGCAAGCCGCGCGGCCCACGCCGTGATGCACGCCCTGGTGAGCGTACTGATCGCCCAGCCCCACGTGGTGCCCGCCCAGCGGGTCGCCCAACGGGTGGTGTGAACACTGCGCCTGCTGATGGCAGCGACAAGCCGGCTGAAGCTACCGATGGTAGCGAAGCTCCGAAAAACACCGTTAAGCGCGTCCGTAAAGCCGCGCCAGCTGCAGCAGCTGACGGTGCAAAGTCCGAGTAATCGGTCAACAACGAGAGATAAATCATGCTGCAACCCGCGCGTAGAAAATATCGTAAAGAGCAAAAAGGCCGCAACACCGGCGTAGCCACACGGGGTAACTCCGTGGCTTTCGGTGACTTTGGTCTGAAATGCACTGACCGTGGCCGTCTGACGGCCCGTCAAATTGAAGCCGCACGTCGTGCGATTTCCCGTCACGTTAAGCGTGGCGGCCGTATCTGGATCCGTGTCTTCCCAGACAAGCCAATTTCCCAAAAGCCTGCTGAAGTGCGAATGGGTAACGGTAAAGGTAATCCAGAGTATTACGTGGCTGAAATTCAGCCCGGTAAAATAGTCTTTGAAATCGTCGGCGTGCCCGAAGAACTGGCTCGTGAAGCGTTCCGCCTGGCATCTGCCAAGCTGCCGCTGCGCACCACGTTCGTCAGCCGCATGATCGGCCAGTAATCAGGAGAATGAAGAAATGAACACTACTGAACTACGCCAAAAAGACGTTGCCGGTTTGAAGACCGAAGTCAAAGAGTTGCAAAAAGCACACTTTGGCCTTCGCATGCAAAAAGCCACGCAACAGCTAAGCAACACTGCAACGCTGCGCTCGACGCGCCGTTCTATCGCTCGCGCCAAGACTATTCTTGCCGAGACCATCGTCAAGCAAGGAGCAAAATAATGACGGAAGTTAAAAAATCCCTCAAGCGCACCTTGATTGGTAAAGTGGTGAGCGATAAGCGCGCCAAGACTGTGACTGTTTTGGTCGAACGCCGTGTGAAACACGAGCTGTACGGTAAAATCGTGTCCCTGTCGAGCAAATACCACGCCCATGATGAAAAGGGCGAGTACAAAATGGGTGACATGATTGAAATCACCGAAAGCCGTCCAATTTCTAAAACCAAAAACTGGATTGTTTCCCGTTTGGTTCAGAAAGCGGCTATTGTCTAATTCCTGATTTTTTCAGGCTTTGACTTTAAGGCAATAAAAACGGCTCACTATGTGGGCCGTTTTTGTTTCTGCGTTTGCCTCGCCAGTTCTTCGCTTTTAGGCCCTGTAACTAGCCGGTTGGCAATTGCTTTTGCCACTTAGGTAAAAATGCTTTCCGCGCCTTTATTTTTTCGTAAAATTTTTATCCAAACTGGAGCAACCCAATGATTAAAGTCGGTGACACCCTGCCTAGCGCAACCTTGATGGAGTTCTCTGAAGTTGAAGGCAATGGTTGCAGTATTGGCCCTAATGCGGTCGAAGTGAGTACAGCTACAGCTGGTAAGACAATCGCTATCTTTGGTCTGCCAGGCGCTTTCACACCGACTTGCTCGGCTAAACACGTGCCCGGCTATCTCGATGGCTTTTCTGACTTCAAGGCCGCTGGTGTGGACGAAGTTTGGTGTATCAGCGTTAACGACGCATTTGTGATGGGCGCATGGGCGCGTGAGCAAAAGAGCGATGGCAAGATCCGTATGTTGGCCGATGGCAGTGCTGCACTGGCTCAGGCAACCGGCTTGACACTTGACTTGACGTCGCGCGGCATGGGTTTACGCAGCACGCGTTATTCCATGTGGGTTAAGGACGGCAAGGTGATGAGCTTGAACATCGAAGGACCGGGTAAATTTGAGGTCAGCGATGCCGCTACGCTATTAGCGCAGATCAAAGGCTAATTTTCAGCATTGATTTTGGGCAGTAAAAAAGCCTGCGACCTTTTGTTAAGGCGCAGGCTTTTTGCTTGGGCTGTCTGTCTCGTTTTATAGTCTGTCTGGCGCGAATTAAAGGTCAGCCTTAAGGTAATGGGCACCGGCCACAGGATTGAAATAGTAGGGTGCGATTGCCTCAAAGCCTAAGTCTACATAAAGTGCACGAGCCGACTCCATGTCGCTTAGCGTGTCGAGCAACATATGGCTGTAACCCGCCATGCGAGCAGTCTCTAAGACGGCTTCGGCTAATTGGCGTCCCAAGCCCATTCGGCGAAAAGCGCGGCGCACATAAAGACGCTTGAATTCGCAAGCGTTGGGATAGTCGACGGTCTTGAGCGAGCGCATAGCGCAGCAGCCAGCGATCTCTCCGTCGATTGTCGCTAACAGTAATGCGCCTTCAGGTTGCGCATACTCGCCTGGCAAGCCTTTTAGCTCGGCTTCGAAATCTTGAAAGCCCAAATCAATATCGATTTGCGCTGCGTACTCCTGCAAAACAAGACGTGTTGCTTCGAGCTGGTCGGCCGTTGTCGGGGTAATTAATTCAAATTTAGAGTTTTGCACTGTGCCAAGACTTATTTAATTGTTTGGCCCACTATACAGACCCTAAGACCAGCAGCATCAACTAGGCCGCAGCTACAACACAGATAGTCAACATTAGCGCTGTAAAAATGCGCCAACATGACCCGTCCAGACATGGCGTGGCATTGCTTTAGCGGCGATTAGGGAGGCACTTGTAAATGCTTTAAGGCTGACAATAAAAGCCAGTGGAAAGCCTGTGATGGCGAATCCCAGACCCTGTCGTTTGGACTCAAAAGTCACCTTTAAAAGCGGCACCTTTAAGCGTCAAGCTTGAGCCAGCAGCTTTTCAATCAGTTTGTGCAGATCATCAAAGTCAGGCTCGCCAACATACTGCTTGACGATTTGACCGCGCTTGTCGACCAGGTAAGTGGTGGGCGTGAGTTGTACATCGCCCCAAGCCTTGGCGACTACTCCGGTGTTATCTATGGCAACTTTGAACGGCAAGTCGCGTGTCTGGGCAAAGTTAACGACATAGCTTGGCGGGTCGTAGCTCATCGCTACTGCAACGGTGTCGTAGCCTTTGGCTTGGTATTTGTTGTAGGTTGAAATGATTTTTGGCATTTCAGCGACGCAAGTCACGCAGCTAGTGGCCCAAAAATTAACCAGCGTGACTTTGCCCATAAAGTCAGCCGTGCTGTGCTTGCTGCCATCAAGCAGAACAAAGGTCGATTGCGGTGCGGCTCTGGCGCTGCTGCAGCCGTAAAGGCCTGCACCGGCTGCGACACAAAGCACGGCCAGCAATGCGCTGCGGCGTG includes:
- the rpmC gene encoding 50S ribosomal protein L29, with product MNTTELRQKDVAGLKTEVKELQKAHFGLRMQKATQQLSNTATLRSTRRSIARAKTILAETIVKQGAK
- the rplP gene encoding 50S ribosomal protein L16; this encodes MLQPARRKYRKEQKGRNTGVATRGNSVAFGDFGLKCTDRGRLTARQIEAARRAISRHVKRGGRIWIRVFPDKPISQKPAEVRMGNGKGNPEYYVAEIQPGKIVFEIVGVPEELAREAFRLASAKLPLRTTFVSRMIGQ
- a CDS encoding TlpA family protein disulfide reductase, which codes for MKKNYRTIARRSALLAVLCVAAGAGLYGCSSARAAPQSTFVLLDGSKHSTADFMGKVTLVNFWATSCVTCVAEMPKIISTYNKYQAKGYDTVAVAMSYDPPSYVVNFAQTRDLPFKVAIDNTGVVAKAWGDVQLTPTTYLVDKRGQIVKQYVGEPDFDDLHKLIEKLLAQA
- a CDS encoding peroxiredoxin, translated to MIKVGDTLPSATLMEFSEVEGNGCSIGPNAVEVSTATAGKTIAIFGLPGAFTPTCSAKHVPGYLDGFSDFKAAGVDEVWCISVNDAFVMGAWAREQKSDGKIRMLADGSAALAQATGLTLDLTSRGMGLRSTRYSMWVKDGKVMSLNIEGPGKFEVSDAATLLAQIKG
- the rpsQ gene encoding 30S ribosomal protein S17 — encoded protein: MTEVKKSLKRTLIGKVVSDKRAKTVTVLVERRVKHELYGKIVSLSSKYHAHDEKGEYKMGDMIEITESRPISKTKNWIVSRLVQKAAIV
- a CDS encoding GNAT family N-acetyltransferase translates to MTPTTADQLEATRLVLQEYAAQIDIDLGFQDFEAELKGLPGEYAQPEGALLLATIDGEIAGCCAMRSLKTVDYPNACEFKRLYVRRAFRRMGLGRQLAEAVLETARMAGYSHMLLDTLSDMESARALYVDLGFEAIAPYYFNPVAGAHYLKADL